AGAAAAAATCTGTATAGAGGCAGTAAAGCAAAATGGAAATATTCTTAAATATATAGAAGAGCAAACAGAATTAATGTGTATAGAGGCAGTAAAAGAAAATTACAGTGCTATACAATATGTAAAAGAACAAACAGAAAAAGTTTGCTTGGAAGCAGTAAATCAAAGTTTTGAGGCACTTAAATATGTAAAAGAACAAACAGAGGATGTTTGTTTAAGAGCAGTAAGACAAGATTATAGAATGCTAAAATATGTTAAAAATCAGACGGAAAAACTATGTTTAGAAGCAGTAAAACAGAATTACAGAGCTTTGGAATATGTAGAAAATCAAACAGAAAAAGTTTGTTTAGAGGCAGTAAAACAGAATAGAAAAGCACTTCAATATGTAAAACAAAAACAAAGTTAAACATATATATAATAAAAATAAAAACAACGTTAAGATATACTATAAAAATAAATATAAAAATAAAGATTTATAATAAAAGTAAAAGCACATAACTTATATGCTATAAGTTATGTGCTTTTATGCGTATAAGGATTAATAAAACTCTTTTATTATAACTTTTTTATTATATAAAAAATAACAAAATGATTATATAGGTCTTTTTTTGACCAGTTTTACAATTTAAATAGCTAGTTTTGAAAAATATATTGAATTTTCTCAAAAAAGACGCTATTCTATATATGTAAAATTTTTTTCTGGAGGTAGTGATGTTTAAGAGGTATGCTGATAAAATGACATCTGTTTTAGTTTTCAATAATATGATAGATAACAATGAATCTAGGGTGTATTCTTATGGATTTGAAATATTAATTGCTTTTATAGTTAATATGACGACCATACTACTCTTAGGTTTTTTATTTGGGAAATTTAAATACATATTGTTTTTTTTAATATGTTACTGCCCAATAAGACAATTTTCTGGAGGGTATCATGCAAATAACTATTTTAGGTGTCTACTAACCTTTGTTTTTATAATTTTATCTACGATGTTTATTATAGAATATTTAAATGTAGATTTATTTAAAAATATTATTATGATTATTGCTAGTATTAGTTGGATTGGAATTTGCATTATGTGTCCAGTAGAGCATAAAAGTAATCCTATAAATGAGGTAGAAAAGTTAACTTATAAAAAAATTGCTATATCTATATCTACAGTAGTCTTGTTAATGACAGTTTCGAGTTTTTCACTAAATGTATTTGTGGATTACTTTATATATAGTGCTTTTGCGATGTTTTGGATTTGTATAATGCTGGTATTAGGTAAATTAAAATCTAAAAAAAATATAAGTAAAATATGTGAGAGGGAGAATTAAGTTATGAAAATGTTTATTGTGAAAATTATGAAGTGTGCTGGTTCACTAGCACTGAGTACTGCAATTTTGTCAGCAAATAGCACTTGTCCATGGATTATACATCAACCTAAGGTACCAAAAGAAATTAAGAGTTTAAAAAAGATAAGTTAAAAACAAGCAATTATTCATATGAAATTATTATAAAAAATATTATATTTTAATAAATATAAAATCGGGAAATTATTTACATATAAACTATTATAAAAAGAAATTATTATACTTTAATAAATATAAAATAAGCAATTAGGAACAAACATTTTATTTTAGGAGCATATAATATACTTTATTTTTGTAGGGTATAAGTGTGCCAATTTAGGGGGATATAGTGTATCCATTGAAATGACTTACGAGTAGTAAGTCATTTTTGTATTGTATGTATTTTAAGCAAACTGTATGATATAATGAAGGGTAAAGTTTAATTAAAACATTAAAAAACTTTAGTATAGATAGTAGTTTAGGAGGTAGGTTATGAGTATAATACATAA
This sequence is a window from Clostridioides difficile. Protein-coding genes within it:
- a CDS encoding accessory gene regulator B family protein, whose translation is MFKRYADKMTSVLVFNNMIDNNESRVYSYGFEILIAFIVNMTTILLLGFLFGKFKYILFFLICYCPIRQFSGGYHANNYFRCLLTFVFIILSTMFIIEYLNVDLFKNIIMIIASISWIGICIMCPVEHKSNPINEVEKLTYKKIAISISTVVLLMTVSSFSLNVFVDYFIYSAFAMFWICIMLVLGKLKSKKNISKICEREN
- a CDS encoding cyclic lactone autoinducer peptide; protein product: MKMFIVKIMKCAGSLALSTAILSANSTCPWIIHQPKVPKEIKSLKKIS